A region of the Vibrio sp. YMD68 genome:
AGTTGAATATAATCTTTCCTTCTACTCTGGAGCTGTCCGTCCGAAAAGGTGTGGCCGTAAATTGAAAAATTGGTTTATCGGAAAATTGTGCTTTGATTCGTGCCCAAGTGGTCGCTATGACATGATGTGCTTCGTCCACCACTAAATGAGAACATGCTGTTATTAAGGTATTTAAGGCGTCACTATGGAACTGTGATAATGCTGCGGCAGTTGCAATGATTACGTTTGACTGTAACAGTTGTTTTATTTCGCCAATATCTTGAACGCCATTTTTTATGGTCGCAACAATAGGGTTCTCGAAGTTATCATTAAGCATTCCTAGCTGCCTTAAAAGCCCTAATTCTAAGAACTTTTTCTTGGTTTGTTCGCGCAAAGCGTCAGAAGGAACAATGACTAACGTTTTGCGGAATCTACCAGCAATAACTATGGATAAGATAGTTTCAGTTTTGCCTGTGCCTGTTGGCATAACGATAGTCGCAGCACCAGTAGCTTCAGATTTTTCGTACCCAAGAGCTGCATAGATGCCACCGATTTGAGGAGGGCGTAATCCTGGGGTTTTTAGAGCTAAGTTTTCTTCTTGAAAGATGAAATTGTTCTCGCACCATGATGTATGGATTTCTTCAGGTGAAAGTTTTTTATCTGCCAATGGTAGCCAAGATAGTTGACTTTTGCCTATTAAGCTCTCGTTTAACATCCCCATTTTCAACTCCTCAAAAACAAACACATTAATGCAATATGAATAAATGTAACATGATGCATATTGGTATTTGTTGTTATTGTAGTCAATTGAAATTGTTTAGATTTGTTTAAGAGTGCACTTCTTTTCGAGAGATATTGAACATGTATTATTAAATTATCCAACCTCCTATAGACCAGTGACTAGTTGTAATTGGACTGCCCAGACATAAAGCCTCTTTCCGCATGTTAAGCTTTAAGGAATCGTAGTTACTGGGTTATAAATATTTATAATCCTATTTAGGTCAATCGGAATAAGTTTTGAATAGGCTGCATGTTTAAAGGTATCAAGTACATCTGATATAGACACTTTATGAACTGAAGCGGCATACCTAAGGTGCTCTTCTAGGGTTGCAGTTGGTCGTGTTAAAAAGCGCTCATGTAAGGTCATGGTGATGATCTGGCTTAGATACTCGTTCACATCAAGATTTCGAACATGGTGATAGGTTTCTCGCAGCCATCCGAGGTTAGAGGTCTTGATTGGATTAAGCTCTTTTTCAGTGACTTGAATTACTCCAATGTTCTGCTTTTCCCAGTATAAGCGCTCAATTTCATTTCTATGATGTAAACGAATAGCATCATCAGATGAATAAACTGTGTTCCTATATTCATCAGATGGTACGCATTTGAACGCTTGTTGGTACAGGCTGCTACACAGTTCATCGTATTCGACAATGACGAAATCTGTCGTTATACCTAGATGTGATTTTGCTTCTACAATTCTGCTTTCCTTATGACGATACAAGCTTAATTGAGTATGACATTGTAGTGATTGTTCATAAGGCAGTAGATAGTGCTCCTTGATATCAAGAACATTCCTTTCATGCTCTAGGTGTAAAAAAAGAGCGAGCTCTTCCAATGTAAATAGCTCGTGGTAGCGGTTGGTCTTATGGCTAAGTAAAATGTGAGATAGGGGAGACGGTTTATTAGAGTTATCTATTTCAAACAAACGTGTGCTGCCATTCGATATCTGATTTTGTAGATTTTTGATTCTTTTAAACTCGCGGTTAGTAATCGATGCTTGTATGGTAGTAGTCATAATTGTCACCCTCGTATATCTATTAATAGATAGCAGGCCAATTACTATCTGTCCAGTTGATTTTTAATTTAAAGCGTTGATTTTAATGAATTATTATTGCTTAAATTAAGCAGGGTAATAGGTGTTAAGTTAAAGTGCTTTGAGCTAATTACTCCCTGTAGTGGCGATTCATATCTATATATTTTAATAGTGATTGGTGATTGGTGATTGGTGATGGTGAGTTTATGAGTCTGGTGGTATTAGATTTGAAAGTGCTAAATAAAAAAGAGGTTGTCGGGAAGTTGAAAATGTATGGGATTGAATTGCCGAATGCTTTTGACTTTTCACAGCATACATCAATAACGTTTTGTACACGCCGTCGAAGAATTATAGAAGTAGAAAAAGTTGCTTAGTGGATTTAAGATGATTCGGGAGCGAAGTAAGAAGCAATTATAGAGATAGTGTGCAAATATCAATATATAGTGATTGAGTCTTAATTATTACACTATATACGCCATGTGTGCAATTGGTAATTGTCAATAGAGGATTTACGTAAAACACCCAGGATACGATAATTATTGATAATTTGTGATTTGAATCACATCTTTATGTTGATTGTGGATGTATAGTTAAATATCTGGTTAAAGTTGCATCCTGTGTGTTGACTTGCCGAGTGTAATAGCACTATTATAACCCTGCTTAATGGCGGGGTTTATTCGTTTAGGCGAAAAAAAACGAAGGTCAACCACCACAATCGACTTTCGTTCTTCCATTAAGTGACTACTGCGGAAGCAGGTTGAACGGTTTGTTCATGTCACTAACATCTTTAAGGCGTGGATACTACTTTCAATCTGTTCTCGTGTAAACAATATTATTGTAAACGTGAGGTACAGAATATGTCAGGTAATGACTATAACGTATACCAAGGTGCTGACGGTCAGTGGCGAGGTAAGCGACAAGATGCTAGTAGAGCTAGTGTAGTATCCGAAACTCAACAGGGTGCTTTCGAGCAAACTAGAGAGTACGCAAGGAACCAAGGCTCCGAGGTATCAATTCACAGAGGGGATAACGGACAAATCCGTGCTAAACACTCCTATGGGAATGACCCAAGAGATACTAAAGGTTAAACCGAACTGAAGCCCACTATTGATTAGTAGTGGGCTTTTCTCGTATTGGGATTATAGATGTCAGAGAGCAGAACGGAAGAAGAGCAAAAGCGTTGCAATGAAATTCATGACAAGTACAGGGATGATTTGCTTAAACGACAGCAGTCAAACTCTGAAGGTTATGATAAAGCGATACTATCTTTATCTTCAGCTAGTTTAGGTTTTTCTTTGACAGCTATAAAGTTTGTTGTTCCGCTAGAAACTGCTACATACATGTGGTTGCTTAATCTTGGGTGGGCATTGCTTTTAGCTACTATTATATGCTCCTTGTTAGCCTATAGAGTAAGCAACAAGGCTTTGGGCCAAGAAATGCTTAATGCCGAGGACTATTACATAAATGGCGATGAAACAGCTTCTCGCAGGAAGAACAAATACAGTGAAATCAACGGAAAACTAAACAAAGCAACAGGAGTGTTTTTTGCCATAGCAATAACATTCGTTGTGATATTTGTAATGGTTAATGT
Encoded here:
- a CDS encoding DUF2188 domain-containing protein, which codes for MSGNDYNVYQGADGQWRGKRQDASRASVVSETQQGAFEQTREYARNQGSEVSIHRGDNGQIRAKHSYGNDPRDTKG